A region from the Aphis gossypii isolate Hap1 chromosome 1, ASM2018417v2, whole genome shotgun sequence genome encodes:
- the LOC114126785 gene encoding ubiquitin-conjugating enzyme E2 R2 translates to MAINQILSSSAHRALAHEYKSLQDEPVEGFRVKLIEDNLREWEVAIFGPPETLYQGGYFKAHMKFPADYPYSPPTIRFLTKVWHPNVYENGDLCISILHPPIDDPQSGELPCERWNPTQSVRTVLLSVISLLNEPNTFSPANVDASIMYRRWKDSKGKDKEYENIIKKQVVSGRLEADRDGVVVPLTLEDYCKVSQVARSSAAAAAMDSDFYVEDYDLDVESDANSEEEYQDDATDSGNGES, encoded by the exons ATGGCTATCAATCAGATACTGTCGTCAAGCGCCCACAGAGCCTTAGCACACGAGTACAAGAGTCTTCAGGATGAACCCGTCGAGGGATTCAGGGTCAAGTTGATCGAGGACAACTTACGAGAGTGGGAAGTGGCCATATTCGGACCACCGGAAACCCTTTACCAAGGAGGATATTTCAAG gctCATATGAAGTTTCCAGCAGACTATCCATATTCACCTCCAACCATAAGATTTCTGACAAAAGTATGGCATCCTAATGTGTACGAG AATGGTGATCTATGTATTTCAATTCTTCACCCACCAATAGATGATCCTCAATCTGGAGAGTTACCATGCGAAAGATGGAATCCTACCCAAAGTGTCAG gaCAGTATTACTTTCTGTAATTTCTTTACTAAATGAACCAAATACATTCAGTCCTGCTAATGTAGATGCTTCCATCATGTACAGACGGTGGAAAGATTCCAAAGGAAAAGATAaagaatatgaaaatataattaa AAAACAAGTTGTAAGCGGCCGATTAGAGGCTGATAGAGATGGAGTTGTGGTTCCACTTACACTAGAAGATTATTGTAAAGTGAGCCAAGTTGCTCGTTCTTCAGCTGCTGCTGCAGCAATGGACAGTGATTTTTATGTAGAAGACTACGACTTGGATGTTGAGTCTGATGCAAACTCTGAAGAGGAGTATCAGGATGATGCTACTGATAGTGGCAATGGTGAATCATGA
- the LOC114126789 gene encoding outer dense fiber protein 3-like protein 2, translating to MEGGPAPNSYTIPTTIGFARHTLTKCRLPSITIGRKRANSPGYGHGLLYNLRDQTRFGRLYRPDFGLGTRRPLPQEHLPAPNTYYPKMDSVRPKAPKASFKSRTLQFGRIDDCYPSPNTYTLPLSDVYRRSKKSACVKITEPRFKVVSEAVPAPNTYSLPSTGIYKYGQTVHSTILLKRPENIESLAPPPNRYYLPKTKGPAKTFGRKDSHKRSVYLTVDDLWE from the exons atGGAAGGAG GACCGGCCCCCAATTCTTATACCATACCTACGACTATAGGTTTCGCCAGACACACTCTGACTAAATGTCGTCTTCCGTCAATAACGATCGGACGGAAACGTGCCAATAGTCCTGGCTATGGCCACGGACTGTTGTACAATCTCAGAGACCAGACACGTTTTGGAAGACTCTATCGGCCCGACTTCGGGCTAGGTACTAGGAGACCGTTGCCTcaag AACATTTGCCAGCGCCGAATACTTATTATCCGAAAATGGACTCGGTACGACCCAAAGCGCCGAAAGCATCGTTCAAAAGTCGCACGTTGCAATTTGGTCGTATCGACGATTGTTACCCGAGTCCAAACACGTATACGCTGCCTTTGTCGGATGTGTATCGGCGATCGAAAAAATCGGCTTGTGTCAAAATAACCGAACC GCGCTTCAAAGTGGTATCCGAGGCTGTACCAGCACCCAATACCTATTCGTTACCTTCGACCGGCATTTATAAGTACGGACAGACGGTGCACTCGACTATACTACTCAAGCGCCCTGAGAACATTGAAAGTCTAGCGCCGCCTCCAAACAGGTACTACTTGCCCAAAACTAAAGGTCCAGCTAAGACATTCGGACGAAAAGACAGTCATAAGCGATCCGTTTACCTGACCGTCGATGACCTCTGGGaatga